Proteins co-encoded in one Capsicum annuum cultivar UCD-10X-F1 chromosome 9, UCD10Xv1.1, whole genome shotgun sequence genomic window:
- the LOC107844304 gene encoding uncharacterized protein LOC107844304: protein MMHRYYFEALDKTLGDILRFEDVSNLDQPFGGKKIDLGGDFRQILPVITKGNRQDIVNATLYSSYLWVDCHLLKLTKNMKLEGNHESDLNDQTEFADWILAVGDGMIGNFVDGIGKVPIHNDVLISDCGDPISAIVNST from the coding sequence ATGATGCATAGATATTATTTTGAAGCTCTTGACAAAACTTTAGGAGATATTCTTAGATTTGAAGATGTGTCTAATTTAGATCAGccatttggaggtaaaaaaatTGATCTTGGCGGTGACTTTAGACAAATTCTACCGGTCATTACGAAAGGTAACAGACAAGATATTGTAAATGCTACCCTCTATTCTTCATATTTGTGGGTTGACTGTCATTTACTAAAGCTAACAAAGAATATGAAGTTAGAAGGTAATCATGAATCAGATTTGAATGATCAGACAGAATTTGCTGATTGGATTTTAGCAGTTGGAGATGGAATGATTGGTAATTTTGTTGATGGAATTGGAAAAGTTCCTATACATAATGATGTTCTTATTAGTGATTGTGGAGATCCTATTTCTGCCATTGTCAACAGTACATAA